The genomic stretch GCAACGCCTCCGATGTCGCCGGAAGGGGCGAGCGCAATCTCCACGCCGACGCCGAGGCGCGGGAGGTCTTCGACCGCATGGCGCTCGACTTCTCGCGCATCCTAAGAAGGGGCGACATCGACTATTACCTGAAAAACGACGCCCTCCCCCAGCCGGGAAACGACCAGGCCGCCTTCTACAGCGAGGCCTCCGGCTACGCCGCGTCGCCCGCGTGGCAGAGCACCGTCTCGGTGATCGCCTACCGGATCGGCCCCGGCCGCAGCCTGCAACGGATGGGGAAGGGCCTCCTGTGGAACGGCGCGTCGGCGGGGGAGCCGCCGATGGTCTTTCTTCCCGCCACTCTCGCGGCGACCTGGCCCGCCGCCGTGAGCGCCACCACTTCCGACGCCGCCTACGAGGTGATCGGCCCTGACGTGTTCCGCATGGAGTACGATTACGTCCTGAAGAAGGGGGCGCCGAGTGCCCTGCCGTGGGACGCCTCGCTGGGACACAAGACGGTCAACGGGCTGGCCGACGTGGTGGCGATCGGCGTCACCCTCGCCATCGCCGATCCGCGGGGCCGCGCGTTGCTGAACGACGACCAGCTCAACGCGCTGGTCCTCCGGATGCCCGATTTTTCCGCTTCAATGAAGCCCGGGGACCTCGAGGTCCTGTGGCGCAAGGCGGTCTCCGCCGCGCCGATTCCCCACGCCGCCGCCGAAGGCATCCGCGTCTACCGGCGCTTCTTCCAGGTGACTCCCGCGGGAGAGATACAATGAGGCATCTCCTGAAGCGCCGCACCTGCGATTCCGGGATC from Verrucomicrobium sp. GAS474 encodes the following:
- a CDS encoding type II secretion system protein, with amino-acid sequence MPFCHSHPKGGAGIGRTAFTLVEVLVAMVVLILMVVFLSQLFRNASDVAGRGERNLHADAEAREVFDRMALDFSRILRRGDIDYYLKNDALPQPGNDQAAFYSEASGYAASPAWQSTVSVIAYRIGPGRSLQRMGKGLLWNGASAGEPPMVFLPATLAATWPAAVSATTSDAAYEVIGPDVFRMEYDYVLKKGAPSALPWDASLGHKTVNGLADVVAIGVTLAIADPRGRALLNDDQLNALVLRMPDFSASMKPGDLEVLWRKAVSAAPIPHAAAEGIRVYRRFFQVTPAGEIQ